In one Achromobacter spanius genomic region, the following are encoded:
- a CDS encoding transglutaminase family protein: MNSSTSYLDAPADAPEVAVEATQGMTLGVDHETAYRYAAPVELAHHLGYLRPLNDACQVVDSYTLSVTPAPPSITEAVDGFGNTRCLFALYAPHDALTVRATSRVTVYPRFGALDPTAGLPWEDAARRLRYDPALPFAPEAEFSFPSTYVPLHAELRAYALLSFMPGRPVAEAALDLMHRIHADFSYQPAHTQVSTPILDVFHERVGVCQDFAHLMIGCLRAIGLPARYVSGYLMSQPPPGQPRLIGADASHAWVSVHCAGVDVNGGWIDLDPTNDVVPGTAHVVLAYGRDYADVTPLRGVIRGGGHELDVRVTVAPIDEFPTGMDA; encoded by the coding sequence ATGAATTCTTCGACTTCCTACCTGGATGCACCCGCCGACGCCCCGGAGGTGGCCGTGGAGGCGACCCAAGGGATGACCCTGGGCGTGGACCACGAAACCGCTTACCGCTACGCCGCGCCCGTGGAGTTGGCGCATCACCTGGGTTATTTACGCCCGCTGAACGACGCCTGCCAGGTGGTCGACTCCTACACGCTAAGCGTCACGCCAGCACCGCCCTCCATTACCGAGGCCGTGGACGGCTTTGGCAATACGCGCTGCCTCTTCGCCCTGTACGCCCCGCATGACGCGCTGACCGTGCGCGCCACCAGCCGCGTCACCGTTTACCCGCGTTTTGGCGCGCTGGACCCCACGGCCGGCTTGCCGTGGGAAGACGCGGCACGGCGCTTGCGGTACGACCCCGCCTTGCCGTTTGCGCCGGAAGCGGAATTCAGCTTTCCCTCCACCTACGTGCCGCTGCATGCCGAGCTTCGGGCATACGCCTTGCTGTCATTCATGCCGGGGCGGCCCGTGGCCGAAGCCGCGCTGGACTTGATGCACCGTATCCACGCCGACTTCAGCTACCAGCCGGCGCATACGCAGGTATCCACGCCCATTCTTGACGTCTTTCACGAGCGCGTCGGGGTGTGCCAGGATTTTGCGCATCTGATGATCGGCTGCCTGCGCGCCATCGGCTTGCCGGCGCGCTATGTCAGCGGGTATCTGATGTCGCAGCCGCCACCCGGCCAGCCGCGCCTGATCGGGGCAGATGCCTCGCATGCGTGGGTGTCGGTGCATTGCGCGGGGGTGGACGTCAATGGCGGCTGGATCGACCTGGACCCCACCAACGACGTGGTGCCGGGCACGGCGCATGTGGTGCTGGCTTACGGCCGCGATTACGCCGACGTGACGCCCCTGCGGGGTGTCATCCGAGGCGGCGGCCATGAATTGGATGTGCGCGTGACCGTCGCGCCCATAGACGAGTTTCCGACTGGAATGGATGCATGA
- a CDS encoding zinc-binding metallopeptidase family protein, translating to MTYFFDAIHRQLRAPKRARVRHARAKAFQCVCGQPIFFSNTECLNCHRQLGFDPKRGHVVALDVEPASGILRESGKVRGRTYKRCANFAMPALCNWLLPAQSADTLCLACSLNHTIPDLSVPENGPLWCKVEAAKRQMIAQVLMLGLPIRRSETPDDGGLAFDLLAPGAEGAPLLTGHAHGLITINIQEADDAYRVKVREDMREPYRTLLGHFRHEIGHYYWDQRIAGGPWLEPFRQVFGDEQADYAQALQRNYEQGPPADWALHYISTYASCHPWEDWAETWAHYLHMMDTLDTAISFGITRTTVEQSYEPFTKDALYDPDDPEGQAFLDLVNAWVALTGVLNELARSMGQRDFYPFVLPAQVIGKLQFVHRVVKGA from the coding sequence ATGACCTACTTCTTCGACGCGATCCACCGCCAACTGCGCGCCCCGAAACGCGCACGCGTGCGGCATGCGCGGGCGAAGGCCTTTCAGTGCGTGTGCGGGCAGCCCATTTTTTTCAGCAACACGGAATGCCTGAACTGCCATCGCCAACTGGGCTTTGACCCCAAGCGCGGGCACGTGGTGGCGCTGGACGTGGAGCCGGCCAGCGGCATCCTGCGTGAATCGGGCAAGGTGCGTGGCAGGACTTACAAACGCTGCGCCAATTTCGCCATGCCGGCCCTGTGCAACTGGCTGCTGCCCGCCCAATCGGCCGACACGCTGTGCCTGGCCTGTAGCTTGAACCACACCATTCCTGACCTGTCGGTGCCCGAAAACGGCCCGCTATGGTGCAAGGTGGAAGCGGCAAAGCGCCAGATGATCGCGCAGGTGCTGATGTTGGGTCTGCCCATCCGGCGCTCGGAAACGCCCGATGACGGCGGCCTGGCCTTTGACCTGCTGGCGCCCGGCGCCGAGGGCGCGCCCTTGCTGACCGGGCACGCGCACGGGCTGATCACCATCAACATCCAGGAAGCCGACGACGCCTACCGGGTGAAGGTGCGCGAAGACATGCGCGAGCCGTACCGCACCCTGCTAGGCCACTTCCGCCACGAAATCGGCCACTACTATTGGGACCAGCGCATTGCCGGCGGCCCGTGGCTGGAGCCGTTTCGCCAGGTGTTCGGCGACGAACAGGCCGACTACGCCCAGGCGCTGCAACGCAACTACGAACAAGGCCCCCCCGCCGACTGGGCGCTGCACTACATCAGCACCTATGCGTCCTGCCACCCCTGGGAAGACTGGGCCGAAACCTGGGCCCACTACCTGCACATGATGGATACGCTGGACACCGCCATCAGCTTCGGCATCACGCGGACGACGGTCGAGCAGTCCTACGAACCCTTCACCAAGGACGCGCTATACGACCCGGACGACCCGGAAGGGCAGGCGTTCCTGGACCTGGTCAACGCCTGGGTCGCCTTGACCGGCGTGCTGAACGAACTGGCCCGCAGCATGGGGCAACGGGATTTCTATCCATTCGTGCTGCCGGCGCAGGTGATCGGGAAGTTGCAGTTCGTGCATCGAGTGGTGAAGGGGGCTTAG
- a CDS encoding Fic family protein, translated as MPLQPAEATSVRLLERARAIVHQSVELGALAHPATRDALRDLLRNMNSYYSNRIEGQSTTPRNIEAALHQEFSDRPEVAQLQRIAVAHIQAEKAMSRLADTQGALGADFATAAHGALYSHLDARDRTTQDGYVVQPAALRTIDVTVGRHHPPAWQSLPQFLAAFTQHYDRPRPADAQLIAIACAHHRMAWMHPFADGNGRASRLQTHAAMLPITQGLWSVNRGLARSVNDYYGYLACADAPRQGDLDGRGNLSEKGLVQWVEYFLDVCEDQVAYMTRMLALDSMKTKIHAAVQVEAAHGRLRAEAALPIYFLFAAGPVSRGEFIQMTGLGERTGRSLLAAALKSGLVASDTPRGPVRFAFALDALPLLLPSLYGGVDDVEG; from the coding sequence TTGCCCCTCCAGCCCGCCGAAGCCACATCCGTGCGGCTGCTGGAACGCGCTCGCGCGATCGTTCACCAATCGGTAGAACTCGGGGCGCTGGCGCATCCCGCCACGCGCGACGCCTTGCGCGATCTATTGCGCAACATGAATTCCTACTACAGCAACCGGATCGAAGGCCAAAGCACCACGCCCCGCAACATCGAAGCCGCCTTGCATCAGGAATTTTCAGACCGGCCCGAGGTGGCGCAATTGCAGCGCATTGCCGTGGCGCATATCCAGGCTGAAAAAGCCATGTCTCGCCTGGCCGATACCCAGGGCGCGCTGGGCGCTGACTTTGCCACCGCCGCGCATGGCGCCTTGTACAGCCATCTGGACGCCCGCGACAGAACCACCCAGGACGGCTACGTGGTGCAGCCTGCCGCGTTGCGCACGATCGATGTCACGGTAGGCCGCCACCATCCTCCCGCCTGGCAATCATTGCCGCAATTCCTGGCGGCATTCACCCAGCACTATGACCGCCCCAGGCCCGCCGACGCGCAGCTGATCGCCATCGCCTGCGCGCACCATCGCATGGCGTGGATGCATCCGTTTGCCGATGGCAATGGCCGCGCGTCGCGCTTACAGACCCATGCCGCCATGTTGCCGATCACGCAGGGGCTTTGGTCCGTCAACCGTGGCCTGGCGCGCAGCGTGAACGACTACTACGGCTATCTGGCGTGCGCGGACGCGCCGCGCCAGGGTGACCTGGACGGCCGCGGCAACCTGAGCGAAAAGGGCCTGGTGCAGTGGGTTGAATACTTTCTGGACGTTTGTGAAGATCAGGTGGCCTACATGACGCGCATGCTGGCCTTGGATTCGATGAAAACGAAGATCCATGCCGCCGTGCAGGTGGAAGCCGCGCACGGCCGCTTGCGGGCCGAGGCGGCCTTACCCATCTACTTTTTGTTTGCCGCAGGCCCCGTCAGCCGAGGCGAGTTTATTCAGATGACGGGGCTGGGCGAACGCACGGGGCGATCGTTGTTGGCGGCGGCATTGAAAAGTGGATTGGTGGCATCCGATACCCCGCGCGGCCCCGTGCGCTTTGCCTTCGCCCTGGATGCATTGCCTTTGCTGCTGCCATCGCTGTACGGAGGGGTGGACGATGTTGAGGGATGA
- a CDS encoding aldehyde dehydrogenase, producing MSQHDHAYWQARAAALTFKGQAYIDGAYCDAADGATFPASSPIDGRKLADVAACGQADVDRAVAAARRAFEAGVWSQLAPRQRKERLLRLAALIDQHTEELALLETLDMGKPIRDALAFDVPETARCYAWYAEAIDKIYDEIAPTGPDALATITREALGVVAAVVPWNYPLMMAAWKVAPALAAGNSVILKPAEQASLSAIRLAALAEEAGIPAGVFSVVPGLGAVAGQALGRHPDVDCVAFTGSTATGKRFMTYSGESNLKRVWLECGGKSPHIVFDDCPDLDRAAQAAALAIFSNQGEVCIAGSRLYVQDGIYDAFMEKVAAYAATLQPGDPLDPATAMGAMVDERQMQGVLARIAAGQSEGATLRIGGKQARSASGGYYIEPTIFDCAHQDSALVREEIFGPVLAAQRFSTEDEAIQLANDSVYGLGAGLWTANLSRAHRLSRRLRAGLVWVNCYADGDITVPFGGVKQSGSGRDKSLHALDKYSDLKTTWISLTV from the coding sequence ATGAGCCAACACGATCACGCTTACTGGCAAGCCCGCGCCGCCGCGCTGACCTTCAAGGGCCAAGCCTATATCGACGGCGCCTACTGCGACGCCGCCGACGGCGCCACATTCCCGGCATCCAGCCCCATCGACGGCCGCAAGCTGGCCGACGTGGCCGCTTGCGGCCAAGCCGACGTGGACCGCGCCGTGGCCGCCGCCCGCCGCGCCTTTGAAGCTGGCGTATGGAGCCAGCTGGCGCCGCGCCAACGCAAGGAACGCCTGCTGCGCCTGGCCGCCCTGATCGACCAGCACACCGAAGAACTGGCGCTGCTGGAAACGCTGGACATGGGCAAGCCCATCCGCGACGCGCTGGCATTCGACGTACCGGAAACCGCCCGCTGCTACGCCTGGTACGCCGAAGCCATCGACAAGATCTACGACGAGATCGCGCCGACCGGCCCCGACGCGCTGGCCACCATCACCCGCGAAGCGCTGGGCGTGGTGGCGGCCGTGGTGCCGTGGAACTACCCGCTGATGATGGCGGCCTGGAAAGTGGCGCCCGCCTTGGCCGCGGGTAACAGCGTCATCTTGAAGCCGGCCGAACAGGCGTCGCTGTCCGCCATCCGACTGGCGGCGCTGGCCGAAGAAGCCGGCATCCCCGCGGGCGTCTTCAGCGTGGTGCCCGGCTTGGGCGCGGTGGCGGGCCAGGCGCTGGGCCGTCACCCGGATGTGGATTGCGTGGCCTTCACGGGCTCGACCGCCACGGGCAAACGCTTCATGACCTATTCCGGCGAATCCAATCTGAAGCGCGTGTGGCTGGAATGCGGCGGCAAGTCGCCCCACATCGTGTTTGACGACTGCCCCGACCTGGACCGCGCCGCGCAAGCCGCCGCGCTGGCCATCTTTTCGAACCAGGGCGAAGTCTGCATCGCGGGTTCGCGCCTGTACGTGCAGGACGGCATCTACGACGCCTTCATGGAAAAAGTGGCCGCCTACGCCGCCACGCTGCAACCCGGCGACCCGCTGGACCCCGCCACCGCCATGGGCGCCATGGTGGACGAACGCCAGATGCAAGGCGTGCTGGCCCGCATCGCCGCCGGCCAATCCGAAGGCGCCACCTTGCGCATCGGCGGCAAGCAAGCACGCAGCGCGTCGGGCGGCTACTACATCGAACCCACCATCTTCGATTGCGCCCACCAGGATTCCGCCTTGGTACGCGAAGAAATCTTCGGACCGGTGTTGGCCGCGCAGCGCTTCAGCACCGAAGACGAGGCGATCCAGTTGGCCAACGATTCGGTGTACGGCCTGGGCGCCGGGCTGTGGACGGCCAACCTGTCACGCGCGCATCGCTTGTCGCGCCGCCTGCGCGCGGGGCTGGTGTGGGTGAATTGCTATGCGGACGGCGACATCACGGTGCCGTTCGGCGGCGTCAAGCAATCGGGCTCCGGGCGCGATAAGTCGCTGCACGCGCTGGATAAATATTCGGACCTGAAGACCACCTGGATCAGCTTGACCGTGTAA
- a CDS encoding Zn-dependent hydrolase, with amino-acid sequence MTSTISINGQRLWQSLMDLAQIGATPKGGNCRLALTALDGQGRDLVTGWMRDVGMTLRVDQVGNIFARRAGRNNNLPPVMTGSHIDTQPTGGKFDGCYGVLAGLEVMRSLNDHGVVTEAPLEVAIWTNEEGSRFLPVMMGSGVFAGKFPLEVALNARDHDGKSVADELAAIGYAGPDAVGGRPVGAYFEAHIEQGPILEHEEKVVGVVTGSLGVRWYDVVITGMEMHAGPTPMPIRRDALYAATFLLQAVIGIANDNQPHGRGTVGEIHAHPGSRNVIPGQVRFTVDLRHEDEATLTQMDARWLAACTDVAERHGVTVDVKQVQYFPPTPFDPDLVAKVRDGATRRGLAAMDIVTGAGHDAVYMASVTPTAMIFVPCKDGVSHNEIEDAKPADLEAGCNVLLDAMVARANHTGDPV; translated from the coding sequence ATGACAAGCACGATTTCAATCAACGGACAGCGGCTGTGGCAGTCGCTGATGGACCTGGCGCAGATCGGCGCCACGCCCAAGGGCGGCAACTGCCGGCTGGCGCTGACCGCGCTGGACGGCCAGGGCCGCGATCTGGTCACCGGCTGGATGCGCGATGTGGGCATGACGCTGCGCGTGGACCAGGTGGGCAATATCTTTGCCCGCCGCGCCGGCCGCAACAACAACCTGCCGCCCGTCATGACCGGCAGCCACATCGACACCCAGCCCACCGGCGGCAAGTTCGACGGCTGCTACGGCGTGCTGGCGGGGCTGGAAGTCATGCGCAGCCTGAACGACCATGGCGTCGTCACCGAAGCCCCGCTGGAAGTGGCCATCTGGACCAATGAAGAAGGCTCGCGCTTTCTGCCGGTGATGATGGGCTCGGGCGTATTCGCCGGCAAGTTCCCGCTGGAAGTCGCGCTGAACGCGCGCGACCACGACGGTAAATCCGTGGCCGACGAACTGGCCGCCATCGGCTACGCCGGCCCGGACGCGGTTGGCGGACGGCCGGTGGGTGCGTACTTCGAGGCGCACATCGAGCAAGGCCCGATTCTTGAGCACGAAGAAAAAGTGGTTGGCGTGGTGACGGGGTCGCTGGGCGTGCGCTGGTACGACGTGGTCATCACCGGCATGGAAATGCATGCCGGCCCCACGCCCATGCCCATCCGCCGCGACGCGCTCTACGCCGCCACCTTCCTGTTGCAGGCGGTGATTGGCATCGCCAACGACAACCAGCCGCACGGACGCGGCACGGTCGGCGAAATCCATGCGCACCCAGGTTCGCGCAACGTCATCCCCGGCCAGGTCCGTTTCACGGTGGATCTGCGTCATGAAGACGAAGCCACGCTGACGCAGATGGATGCGCGCTGGCTGGCCGCCTGCACCGACGTGGCCGAACGCCACGGCGTTACCGTGGACGTGAAGCAGGTGCAGTATTTCCCGCCCACCCCCTTCGACCCGGACCTGGTCGCCAAGGTACGCGACGGCGCCACGCGGCGCGGCCTGGCCGCGATGGACATCGTCACCGGCGCGGGCCACGACGCCGTCTACATGGCCAGCGTCACACCCACCGCCATGATCTTCGTGCCCTGCAAGGACGGCGTGAGCCACAACGAAATCGAAGACGCCAAACCCGCTGACCTGGAAGCCGGCTGCAACGTGCTGCTGGACGCCATGGTCGCCCGCGCCAACCACACCGGAGACCCCGTATGA